One genomic region from Haloterrigena gelatinilytica encodes:
- the hisH gene encoding imidazole glycerol phosphate synthase subunit HisH — MSTLSTSSEQSLASVVVVDYGLGNLRSVTRGLERAGADVEITDDPAAFADADGVVLPGVGAFREGVENADPLREDLLAVAESGTPLFGICLGMQMLLTTSEEGENDGESAVQGLDLIPGTNVRFAEGQKVPHMGWNELDVQRDHPLVEGVDGNYAYFVHSYYAVPDDENAAVATTDYEREFPSIVANEEGNVFGTQFHPEKSGETGLQILRNFVEICAEE; from the coding sequence ATGAGCACGCTTTCGACTTCCAGCGAGCAGTCTCTCGCCTCGGTCGTCGTCGTCGACTACGGCCTGGGGAACCTCCGGAGCGTCACCCGCGGTCTCGAGCGCGCGGGCGCCGACGTCGAAATCACCGACGATCCGGCCGCCTTCGCCGACGCGGACGGCGTCGTCCTCCCCGGCGTCGGCGCCTTCCGCGAGGGCGTCGAGAACGCCGACCCGCTCCGCGAGGATCTCCTCGCGGTCGCCGAGAGCGGCACCCCGCTGTTCGGGATCTGTCTCGGCATGCAGATGCTGCTGACGACCAGCGAAGAGGGCGAGAACGACGGCGAGTCGGCCGTCCAGGGGCTGGATCTGATCCCGGGCACCAACGTCCGCTTCGCGGAGGGCCAGAAGGTGCCCCACATGGGCTGGAACGAACTGGACGTTCAGCGCGATCACCCGCTGGTCGAGGGGGTCGACGGCAACTACGCCTACTTCGTCCACTCCTACTACGCAGTTCCCGACGACGAGAACGCGGCAGTCGCGACGACCGACTACGAACGCGAGTTCCCCTCGATCGTCGCCAACGAGGAAGGGAACGTCTTCGGCACGCAGTTCCACCCCGAGAAGAGCGGGGAGACGGGGTTACAGATCCTGCGGAACTTCGTCGAGATCTGCGCCGAGGAGTAA
- a CDS encoding sensor histidine kinase, translated as MGSRTRVSSAIGGRVTITLLGALYVAFAVAWAAQRLTDGGSTSNVALVASFIGVPGLILLYAGYRLPRTDIRPEYYPTIGRWAIGGAGLLLGILVLYQLEPAESVSEPFRAALVLTAFGSVAGFGVGIHDALAKTRAFEIRRRNGELRRIKAELDETVEQLETANREFEASNERLEQFAYAASHDLQEPLRMITSYLSLVERRYGDDLDEDGEEFIAYAVDGAERMREMIDALLEYSRIETQGDPFEPVDLEAVFADVLTDLELQIEETDATVDVGEMPRVEGDVHQLRQLFQNLVSNALEYSGDEPPRVRVTAERADAERASSERTNSEQADAEWTISVADEGIGIDPADADRVFDLFQRLHGREEYDGTGLGLALCQRIVERHGGEIWVDAEPGEGSTFSVTLPAVADRDE; from the coding sequence ATGGGCAGTCGGACCAGGGTTTCGTCCGCAATCGGTGGCCGAGTGACGATCACACTCCTCGGCGCGCTGTACGTCGCCTTCGCGGTCGCGTGGGCGGCCCAGCGACTGACCGACGGCGGCTCGACGTCGAACGTCGCGCTCGTCGCCAGTTTCATCGGCGTCCCCGGGCTGATCTTGCTCTACGCCGGCTATCGGTTGCCGCGGACCGACATCCGTCCCGAGTACTACCCCACGATCGGCCGCTGGGCGATCGGCGGGGCCGGACTGCTGCTCGGCATCCTCGTGCTCTATCAGCTCGAGCCGGCCGAGAGCGTCAGCGAACCGTTCCGAGCGGCGCTGGTCCTCACGGCGTTCGGCAGCGTCGCCGGCTTCGGCGTCGGGATCCACGACGCGCTGGCCAAAACCCGCGCGTTCGAGATTCGACGGCGCAACGGGGAGCTGCGACGGATCAAGGCGGAACTCGACGAAACGGTCGAACAACTCGAGACGGCTAACCGCGAGTTCGAGGCGTCGAACGAACGGCTCGAGCAGTTCGCCTACGCCGCCAGTCACGACTTACAGGAGCCACTGCGGATGATTACGAGCTACCTCTCGCTCGTCGAGCGCCGGTACGGCGACGACCTCGACGAGGACGGCGAGGAGTTCATCGCCTACGCGGTCGACGGCGCCGAGCGGATGCGCGAGATGATCGACGCCCTGCTCGAGTACTCGCGGATCGAGACGCAGGGCGATCCGTTCGAACCCGTCGATCTCGAGGCGGTGTTCGCGGACGTGCTGACGGATCTCGAACTGCAGATCGAAGAGACCGACGCGACGGTGGACGTCGGAGAGATGCCCCGCGTCGAGGGCGACGTCCACCAGTTGCGCCAACTCTTCCAGAACCTGGTGTCGAACGCGCTCGAGTACAGCGGCGACGAGCCGCCGCGGGTCCGCGTTACCGCGGAGCGAGCCGACGCGGAGCGGGCCAGTTCGGAGCGGACCAATTCGGAGCAGGCCGACGCGGAGTGGACGATCTCGGTCGCGGACGAGGGTATCGGCATCGACCCGGCCGACGCCGACCGCGTCTTCGACCTCTTTCAGCGGCTCCACGGCCGCGAGGAGTACGACGGCACCGGGCTCGGACTCGCGCTCTGTCAGCGGATCGTCGAGCGCCACGGCGGCGAGATCTGGGTCGACGCCGAGCCCGGCGAGGGCTCGACGTTCTCGGTGACGCTGCCGGCGGTCGCCGATCGCGACGAGTGA
- a CDS encoding type 1 glutamine amidotransferase, which produces MALLNAAHKRESTRRNFERELDAELVEFHCPSGELPDTFAFDACVVTGSSASVYWDRPWIGALKEWVGEAVAAGLPFLGVCYGHQLLADVLGGRVEDMGEYEIGYRAVEHDGTSRLLTGVDEGFTVFTTHSDRVAAAPPDATVFARNEYGIHGFRRDRVFGVQFHPEYDMTTAERVTAGKDGDLEPERIRAVLEDIDAERYEAACEAKRLFDNFVGFVREQRSVERGADVVGTDAAATVEETFVDADATGAATESPIESSADSSRSS; this is translated from the coding sequence ATCGCCCTGTTGAACGCGGCGCACAAACGCGAGAGCACGCGGCGGAACTTCGAGCGGGAACTCGACGCGGAGCTCGTCGAGTTTCACTGTCCCTCCGGGGAACTCCCCGACACGTTCGCGTTCGACGCCTGCGTCGTCACCGGCTCGAGCGCCTCCGTCTACTGGGATCGGCCGTGGATCGGCGCGTTAAAGGAGTGGGTCGGCGAGGCCGTCGCGGCCGGCCTGCCGTTTCTGGGCGTCTGTTACGGCCACCAGCTGCTCGCGGACGTCCTCGGCGGCCGCGTCGAGGACATGGGCGAGTACGAGATCGGCTACCGGGCCGTCGAACACGACGGGACGAGCCGCCTGCTGACCGGCGTCGACGAGGGCTTCACCGTCTTCACCACCCACTCCGACCGCGTGGCCGCGGCGCCGCCGGACGCGACGGTGTTCGCCCGGAACGAGTACGGCATCCACGGCTTCCGGCGGGACCGCGTCTTCGGCGTCCAGTTCCACCCCGAGTACGACATGACGACGGCCGAGCGCGTGACCGCCGGGAAGGACGGCGACCTCGAGCCCGAGCGGATTCGGGCCGTCCTCGAGGACATCGACGCCGAGCGCTACGAGGCCGCCTGCGAGGCCAAACGGCTGTTCGACAACTTCGTCGGGTTCGTCCGCGAGCAACGATCCGTCGAGCGCGGCGCCGACGTCGTCGGTACCGATGCCGCCGCGACCGTCGAAGAGACGTTCGTCGACGCCGACGCGACTGGCGCCGCGACCGAATCACCCATCGAGTCGTCGGCCGACTCGAGCCGATCGTCCTGA
- a CDS encoding tRNA (guanine(26)-N(2))-dimethyltransferase — MRVTEGGIDLEVPGEQTEGVEESVFYNPRQELNRDLTIATLRTFREREERAESYLDAMTASGVRGIRAAADGWDVTCCDLEADAVDLARENLERNDLADEARVEHRNVNALMHDEMFDVIDLDPYGTPMPFADAAFARCRDLLCVTATDTAPLCGAHFNSGVRSYSAVPQNTDYHPEMGVRILVSALARSGARFDVGVEPILTHATSHYVRTYLELDRKASAADAALEHLGHIYHCEDCLYRETEHGQVADPLESCPHCGGTRLLTAGPVWLGPVQDTEFVAAVRSAIPDAFGTAEKARELCETLEAELDEPTHYDQHKLCKNWGLPANAMDDFLDDLREAGYAASPAHYGGTTFKTDASVGEIRAATEGSLE, encoded by the coding sequence ATGCGCGTCACCGAGGGCGGGATCGATCTCGAGGTCCCCGGCGAACAGACCGAGGGCGTCGAGGAGTCGGTGTTCTACAACCCCAGACAGGAGCTGAACCGAGACCTGACGATCGCGACGCTGCGGACCTTCCGCGAGCGCGAGGAGCGCGCCGAGAGCTACCTGGACGCGATGACCGCCAGCGGCGTCCGCGGAATCCGCGCGGCCGCCGACGGCTGGGACGTCACCTGCTGCGATCTCGAGGCAGACGCCGTCGACCTCGCGCGGGAGAACCTCGAGCGAAACGACCTCGCGGACGAGGCGCGCGTCGAGCACCGCAACGTCAACGCGCTCATGCACGACGAGATGTTCGACGTGATCGACCTCGACCCCTACGGGACGCCGATGCCCTTCGCCGACGCGGCCTTCGCGCGCTGTCGGGACCTCCTCTGCGTGACGGCGACCGACACCGCGCCGCTCTGTGGCGCTCACTTCAACAGCGGCGTCCGTTCCTACAGCGCGGTTCCCCAGAACACCGACTACCACCCCGAGATGGGCGTCCGGATCCTCGTCTCCGCGCTCGCCCGCAGCGGCGCCCGCTTCGACGTCGGCGTCGAGCCGATCCTGACCCACGCGACCAGCCACTACGTCCGGACCTACCTCGAACTCGACCGGAAGGCGAGCGCGGCCGACGCCGCCCTCGAGCACCTCGGGCACATCTATCACTGCGAGGACTGCCTCTACCGCGAGACCGAGCACGGACAGGTCGCCGACCCGCTCGAGAGCTGTCCCCACTGCGGCGGCACCCGCCTGCTCACCGCCGGCCCGGTCTGGCTCGGCCCCGTGCAGGACACCGAGTTCGTCGCCGCGGTCCGGTCGGCGATCCCCGACGCGTTCGGCACCGCCGAGAAGGCGCGGGAACTCTGCGAGACCCTCGAGGCCGAACTCGACGAACCGACTCACTACGACCAGCACAAGCTCTGCAAGAACTGGGGGCTGCCCGCGAACGCGATGGACGACTTTCTGGACGACCTGCGCGAGGCCGGCTACGCGGCCTCGCCGGCCCACTACGGCGGCACGACGTTCAAGACCGACGCGAGCGTCGGCGAAATTCGGGCGGCGACCGAAGGGAGTCTCGAGTGA
- a CDS encoding YihY/virulence factor BrkB family protein, whose amino-acid sequence MLDRRFDFELAGDALRLARSEQLTLLAAGVAFYGFISLVPLMLLALGLAASIGGEALAERLTAAATDVLTESARELLAETVLDDTGRQSATVAGALGLLWGSSRVLRGLDRAFSQVYGTAGSKSLLDTAWDAMIVFLVITGGLGLVAALELLIRYVPFLGATIVGPIFVLLGLTATFLPLYVVFPDADVDLREALPGTLVAAVGWYVLSRTFSLYAAFAGDYVVYGALGAVFLVLAWLYLGAIILVFGAVLNAVLADREVDRQLQSPGHRQFSTEAMTDDATGADEGATDDHAGTATGSAEAGSSRRRSARTRDRSEDPEALREEIERLRDRVDSFEDNVERRTVEKESLESELKRYVRRKQRRGHATDWGPYLVLLYGTAMSIGAFYFLEGGWAILAMLVVWTSTLGVYVLMVLFGFGISVLGLPGRVRDMVGERRS is encoded by the coding sequence GTGCTCGATCGCAGGTTCGACTTCGAACTCGCCGGCGACGCTCTCCGCCTCGCTCGCAGCGAGCAGTTGACGCTGCTGGCGGCCGGCGTCGCCTTCTACGGGTTCATCTCGCTCGTGCCGCTGATGTTGCTCGCCCTGGGGCTCGCGGCCTCGATCGGCGGCGAGGCGCTGGCCGAACGGCTGACGGCCGCGGCCACCGACGTCCTCACGGAGTCGGCTCGGGAACTGCTCGCCGAGACGGTCCTCGACGACACCGGCCGACAGAGCGCGACCGTCGCCGGCGCGCTCGGCCTGTTGTGGGGCTCGAGCCGCGTGCTCCGCGGCCTCGATCGGGCCTTCTCGCAGGTGTACGGCACCGCCGGCTCGAAGTCCTTGCTCGACACCGCCTGGGACGCGATGATCGTCTTCCTCGTGATAACGGGCGGACTCGGGCTCGTCGCCGCCCTCGAATTGCTGATCCGGTACGTGCCGTTTCTGGGGGCGACGATCGTCGGCCCGATCTTCGTCCTGCTCGGCCTCACCGCGACCTTCCTGCCGCTGTACGTCGTCTTCCCCGACGCCGACGTCGACCTCCGGGAGGCGCTGCCGGGGACGCTCGTCGCCGCCGTCGGCTGGTACGTCCTGAGCCGGACGTTCTCCCTCTACGCCGCGTTCGCCGGCGACTACGTCGTCTACGGCGCGCTCGGGGCCGTCTTTCTCGTGCTCGCCTGGCTGTACCTCGGCGCGATCATCCTCGTCTTCGGCGCCGTCCTCAACGCGGTCCTCGCCGACCGTGAAGTGGATCGGCAGCTACAAAGTCCCGGACATCGACAGTTTTCGACAGAAGCGATGACCGACGACGCCACGGGTGCCGACGAGGGGGCGACGGACGATCACGCAGGGACGGCTACGGGATCGGCGGAGGCGGGATCGAGCCGCCGTCGAAGCGCCCGCACGCGGGATCGATCGGAGGATCCCGAAGCGCTTCGCGAGGAGATCGAACGCCTGCGCGATCGAGTTGATTCGTTCGAGGACAACGTCGAACGCCGCACCGTCGAGAAGGAGTCCCTCGAGAGCGAACTCAAGCGCTACGTCCGCCGGAAGCAGCGACGGGGCCACGCCACCGACTGGGGGCCGTACCTCGTCTTGCTCTACGGGACGGCGATGTCCATCGGGGCGTTTTACTTCCTCGAGGGCGGCTGGGCGATCCTCGCGATGCTCGTCGTCTGGACCTCGACGCTGGGCGTCTACGTGCTGATGGTGCTGTTCGGCTTCGGGATCTCCGTCCTCGGTCTCCCCGGTCGCGTCCGCGATATGGTCGGCGAACGCCGTTCCTGA
- a CDS encoding alpha/beta fold hydrolase, whose product MFGRDSESGTDGMDGIDVAGAGNDRSIVFVHGAMFTRKMWLPQQRALSSEYRVVTFDLPGHGAYGDEQFRMEPAVERLERAIEEHTDGTAVVVGLSLGGYVATEYVARRPETVDGLVLSGSSVNPVGGMETLTRATGGISRLATKPDIGCRAVEKLGYRWVRNRDLPADIEREIIDSGIYPREFGNAGPFVAGEDFRGKLSTYPGPTLVLNGENDKLMRRGEREHAAAARDGRVEVLAGVGHICNLHRPETYTDRVRNFVRQRVAARR is encoded by the coding sequence ATGTTCGGTCGAGACAGCGAGAGCGGAACCGACGGTATGGACGGTATCGACGTCGCCGGTGCGGGAAACGATCGGTCGATCGTGTTCGTCCACGGCGCGATGTTCACGCGGAAGATGTGGCTCCCCCAACAGCGGGCGCTATCGTCCGAGTACCGAGTCGTCACGTTCGACCTGCCGGGCCACGGCGCCTACGGCGACGAGCAGTTCCGGATGGAACCCGCGGTCGAGCGCCTCGAGCGCGCCATCGAGGAGCACACTGACGGAACGGCGGTAGTGGTCGGGCTCTCGCTGGGCGGCTACGTCGCGACGGAGTACGTCGCCCGCCGTCCCGAAACGGTCGACGGGCTAGTTCTGTCCGGCTCGAGCGTGAACCCCGTCGGCGGGATGGAGACGCTCACGCGGGCGACCGGGGGGATCTCTCGGCTCGCCACGAAGCCCGACATCGGCTGTCGAGCCGTCGAAAAACTCGGCTACCGCTGGGTGCGCAACCGCGATCTCCCCGCGGACATCGAGCGGGAGATCATCGACTCGGGCATCTACCCGCGGGAGTTCGGCAACGCGGGACCGTTCGTCGCGGGCGAGGACTTCCGAGGGAAGCTGTCGACCTACCCCGGGCCGACGCTCGTGCTCAACGGCGAGAACGACAAGCTCATGCGCCGCGGCGAGCGGGAGCACGCGGCGGCGGCCCGGGACGGCCGCGTCGAGGTGCTCGCCGGCGTCGGCCACATCTGTAACCTCCACCGGCCGGAGACGTACACGGACCGCGTCCGAAACTTCGTGCGACAGCGCGTCGCCGCGCGGCGCTGA
- a CDS encoding response regulator has translation MDGPNSFGEILLVEDNPGDVRLTKELLKETGYDPTVHVVSDGPDALEFLSRRGDYADAPRPDAILLDLHLPRMDGTDVLERMDDDVRDVPVIVLSGAQRDQEFESDEIEAVVDARVQKPLDPDEFDAIVQSLSEQPAE, from the coding sequence ATGGATGGTCCAAATTCCTTTGGGGAAATACTTTTAGTGGAAGATAATCCGGGAGACGTCCGGTTGACCAAGGAGCTGTTGAAAGAGACCGGGTACGATCCGACCGTCCACGTCGTCTCCGACGGCCCCGACGCACTGGAGTTCCTCTCTCGGCGCGGCGACTACGCCGACGCTCCGCGACCGGACGCGATCCTCCTCGATCTCCACCTCCCGCGGATGGACGGGACGGACGTGCTCGAGCGGATGGACGACGACGTCAGGGACGTTCCGGTGATCGTCCTTTCGGGCGCACAGCGAGACCAAGAATTCGAATCCGACGAGATCGAAGCCGTCGTCGACGCTCGCGTGCAGAAGCCGCTCGATCCGGACGAGTTCGACGCGATCGTGCAATCGCTGTCGGAACAGCCCGCCGAGTGA